In a single window of the Mucilaginibacter defluvii genome:
- a CDS encoding 7-carboxy-7-deazaguanine synthase QueE, whose product MAHQIPDDGTLLPLMEEFYTIQGEGYNTGKAAYFIRLGGCDVGCHWCDVKESWDAELHALTSADTIVEHAAQHPAKNVVVTGGEPLIYNLDYLTAQLKINGIRTFIETSGAYPLSGNWDWICLSPKKFKAPSPDVAVMANELKVIIFNKSDFEFAEQHAKTVSPDCKLFLQPEWSKAKEMTPLIVDYVMNNPQWEISLQTHKFLNIP is encoded by the coding sequence ATGGCACATCAAATACCGGACGACGGCACATTGCTTCCTTTAATGGAGGAGTTTTACACGATACAGGGCGAGGGATACAACACCGGCAAGGCGGCATATTTTATTCGTTTAGGCGGATGCGATGTGGGCTGCCATTGGTGTGATGTAAAAGAGAGCTGGGATGCTGAACTGCATGCGCTTACATCGGCTGATACGATAGTTGAACACGCTGCACAACACCCGGCAAAAAATGTGGTGGTTACAGGTGGTGAGCCTTTGATATACAACTTGGATTACCTTACTGCGCAATTAAAAATAAACGGTATCCGCACATTTATCGAAACCTCCGGTGCGTACCCGCTATCCGGCAACTGGGATTGGATTTGCCTTTCTCCAAAAAAGTTCAAGGCGCCATCGCCTGATGTGGCTGTAATGGCTAATGAGCTTAAAGTCATCATATTTAATAAGTCAGATTTTGAGTTTGCCGAACAGCATGCCAAAACCGTTTCGCCTGATTGCAAGCTGTTTTTGCAGCCGGAATGGTCAAAAGCCAAGGAAATGACCCCATTAATTGTAGATTATGTGATGAACAATCCGCAGTGGGAAATTTCGTTGCAAACGCACAAGTTTTTAAATATCCCTTGA
- a CDS encoding OmpA family protein, with translation MRYVFLLLCFTLAASVSFGQNGQYTSNNKQAIKHFVAANHLMDDRMFDEAIAELTKAVAEDDKFVEAHIQLGDLWRRKREFGKAVNYYRKAITANPEFNRAVYLKAGEAEITEAQYAEAKLHLQKYLAFGNITLQNMAYAQKLIADCDFSIQAVKNPVAFKPINLGTGVNSVDDEYMPVATADESMLIFTRKINNNEDFYKSEKKDSNWQPAAYLSSNINTAQYNEGAQSISQDGRYLFFTGCNRPDGRGKCDIYIAQKHGEGWGKPVGINPPVNTGAWESQPSISADGRTLYFVSNKAGGLGGYDIWKTTLTDKGWSQPENLGPGINTPYDEQSPFIHPDDNTLYFSSNGWPGLGNKDLFVSRLDANGKWQKPENLGYPINSSGDENGLTLTAQGDYAFFSSNKLQGSGGFDIYTFEMPVKARPKLVTYVKGKVTDAKTKKPIEADVEIIDLERNHIVYQDYSSEDDGGFLATLTSGKNYGLNISKSGYLFYSENFSLAGREPKSPFIINVELSPIEIGKKVVLRNIFFDTNKFNLRPESKAELAKLIQFLSENATVKVEISGHTDNVGNDDQNLVLSQNRAREVYDYLMAAKISSARLIFKGYGETQPIADNNTENGRQLNRRTEFKIVAQ, from the coding sequence ATGCGATACGTTTTTCTTCTGCTATGTTTTACATTAGCGGCATCAGTTTCTTTTGGTCAAAACGGCCAATATACCAGTAACAACAAGCAGGCTATCAAGCATTTTGTAGCGGCCAATCATTTAATGGACGACAGGATGTTCGACGAGGCTATTGCCGAATTAACCAAAGCTGTTGCTGAGGATGACAAGTTTGTTGAGGCGCATATTCAGTTAGGCGATCTATGGCGAAGAAAGCGCGAATTTGGTAAAGCCGTTAACTACTATCGCAAAGCCATTACAGCAAACCCCGAGTTTAACCGTGCTGTCTATTTAAAAGCAGGCGAGGCAGAAATTACCGAAGCGCAGTACGCGGAAGCAAAATTACACTTACAAAAGTATCTCGCCTTCGGTAACATCACGCTGCAAAATATGGCTTACGCGCAAAAGCTGATAGCCGATTGCGATTTCTCCATACAAGCTGTGAAAAATCCGGTAGCGTTTAAGCCAATAAATCTCGGCACAGGTGTAAACTCCGTTGATGACGAGTACATGCCTGTTGCCACCGCCGACGAGAGTATGCTGATCTTCACCCGTAAAATAAATAATAATGAGGATTTTTATAAAAGCGAAAAAAAGGATAGTAACTGGCAGCCTGCGGCATATTTAAGCTCTAATATTAATACTGCTCAATACAATGAGGGCGCTCAGTCTATATCGCAGGATGGTCGTTATTTGTTTTTTACAGGTTGTAACCGTCCTGATGGCAGAGGCAAATGCGATATCTATATTGCGCAAAAGCATGGCGAGGGTTGGGGTAAACCGGTAGGTATAAATCCGCCCGTTAATACAGGAGCCTGGGAATCGCAACCTTCGATAAGTGCTGATGGGCGGACGTTATATTTTGTAAGCAACAAAGCCGGCGGACTGGGCGGTTACGATATATGGAAAACTACGCTTACTGATAAAGGCTGGAGCCAACCTGAAAATCTTGGCCCAGGTATTAATACGCCATATGATGAGCAATCTCCCTTTATCCACCCCGATGATAATACACTTTATTTCAGTTCGAACGGCTGGCCGGGTTTAGGCAATAAGGATCTGTTTGTAAGCCGGCTTGATGCTAACGGAAAATGGCAAAAGCCTGAGAATTTGGGCTATCCCATTAATTCAAGCGGAGATGAGAACGGGTTGACACTGACCGCTCAGGGCGATTACGCATTTTTTTCTTCAAATAAATTACAGGGTAGCGGCGGGTTTGATATCTATACGTTCGAAATGCCGGTTAAGGCACGGCCAAAGCTGGTTACCTATGTAAAAGGAAAAGTAACTGATGCTAAAACTAAAAAGCCTATTGAAGCGGATGTGGAGATCATTGATCTCGAGCGAAACCATATTGTTTACCAGGATTACAGCAGCGAAGACGATGGCGGCTTTTTGGCCACACTCACTTCCGGTAAAAACTATGGGTTGAATATCTCTAAAAGTGGTTATTTGTTTTATTCCGAGAATTTTTCACTGGCAGGCCGTGAGCCAAAATCTCCGTTTATTATAAATGTAGAACTGTCGCCGATTGAAATAGGGAAGAAGGTGGTGCTGCGTAATATATTTTTCGATACAAACAAGTTTAACCTACGGCCTGAATCAAAAGCCGAACTTGCCAAACTGATTCAGTTTTTAAGTGAAAATGCAACAGTTAAAGTTGAAATATCAGGCCATACCGATAACGTAGGTAATGACGATCAGAATCTGGTGCTATCACAAAATAGGGCAAGGGAAGTGTATGATTATTTAATGGCCGCCAAAATATCCTCAGCGCGGTTAATATTTAAAGGTTACGGCGAAACGCAGCCTATTGCCGACAATAATACCGAAAACGGCCGCCAGTTAAACCGGCGTACCGAATTCAAAATTGTTGCGCAGTAA
- a CDS encoding MFS transporter has translation MNDDTETVPANADTKPAKSIYTLQFCLLCLSSLLFSASFNMLIPELPAYLSSLGGAKYKGLIIALFTLTAGISRPFSGKFTDTIGRVPIMAVGSIVCFVCGFLYPLLASVSGFLFLRLIHGFSTGFKPTATAAYVADVIPQSRWGEALGIHGLCFSTGMAIGPAIGSAITLHFSIDILFYCSSALALMSIIILTNMKETLKDKKPFSFSLFRISKDDIIDRRVIPAGVVTLISYMPYGAILTVIPDWSQHIGIANKGMFFMVFTIASLLIRFVAGKVSDRHGRVNVIRAGIAIIAVSLLVSGFGNTPFMLLTGAVLFGIGSGIASPAINAWTVDLSDPKFRGKAVATMYISLEAGIGLGALLAGTYYQDVLARIPISLFVCAAIALLALLYMMVWKRTPFYTPHNS, from the coding sequence ATGAATGATGATACGGAAACGGTACCTGCGAATGCCGATACCAAGCCTGCCAAAAGTATTTACACCCTACAATTTTGCTTGCTTTGCCTAAGCTCCCTGCTGTTCTCGGCAAGTTTTAATATGCTGATACCTGAGCTGCCGGCCTATCTGAGCAGTTTGGGTGGAGCCAAATATAAAGGACTTATCATAGCGTTATTTACGCTAACCGCAGGCATATCCCGTCCCTTTAGCGGTAAATTTACCGATACCATAGGCCGCGTGCCCATAATGGCGGTGGGCTCTATAGTATGTTTTGTTTGCGGTTTTTTGTACCCCTTACTGGCAAGTGTAAGCGGTTTCCTGTTTCTGCGTTTAATCCACGGGTTTTCTACCGGTTTTAAGCCAACGGCTACAGCTGCTTACGTGGCCGACGTAATACCGCAAAGCCGTTGGGGCGAAGCGCTGGGCATACACGGGTTATGCTTTAGTACAGGTATGGCTATTGGCCCGGCAATAGGCAGCGCTATAACTTTACATTTTTCGATAGACATTTTGTTTTACTGTTCATCGGCCCTGGCGCTAATGTCAATTATTATTCTGACGAACATGAAGGAAACGCTTAAGGACAAAAAGCCATTCAGCTTTTCGCTTTTCCGTATCTCTAAAGATGACATTATAGACCGTAGAGTGATACCGGCAGGTGTGGTAACCCTGATATCCTACATGCCATACGGCGCGATATTAACTGTAATTCCGGATTGGTCGCAGCATATCGGCATAGCCAATAAGGGTATGTTCTTCATGGTATTTACTATTGCCTCGCTGCTGATCCGTTTTGTTGCCGGCAAGGTGTCTGACAGGCATGGCCGTGTCAACGTTATACGCGCGGGTATAGCTATCATAGCTGTTTCGCTCCTGGTATCCGGATTTGGCAATACACCGTTTATGCTGTTGACGGGCGCAGTGTTATTCGGCATCGGTTCGGGCATCGCATCGCCGGCTATTAACGCCTGGACGGTTGACCTGAGCGACCCGAAATTTCGGGGCAAGGCCGTTGCAACGATGTATATCTCATTAGAGGCAGGGATAGGTTTAGGCGCCTTACTCGCTGGCACCTATTACCAGGATGTGCTGGCGCGTATTCCGATAAGCTTATTCGTTTGCGCGGCAATTGCATTGTTGGCGTTGTTGTATATGATGGTTTGGAAACGCACACCGTTTTATACGCCGCACAATAGCTGA
- a CDS encoding helix-turn-helix transcriptional regulator, whose translation MFSVNQMISANIRKVRKARNFSQDYVAMKARISQNAYSKIELGYSKISLERFFLIADALGVDYTQLIQPND comes from the coding sequence ATGTTTTCAGTAAACCAAATGATATCGGCCAACATCCGGAAGGTACGTAAGGCGCGTAATTTTTCGCAGGATTACGTAGCCATGAAGGCCAGGATATCGCAAAATGCCTACAGTAAAATCGAGCTTGGCTATTCAAAAATCAGCCTCGAACGTTTTTTTCTGATAGCTGACGCGCTCGGGGTTGATTACACACAACTTATTCAGCCGAACGATTAA
- a CDS encoding SDR family NAD(P)-dependent oxidoreductase — protein MGILQSKVAFITGADSGIGRATAIAFAKEGASVAICYRSDEEGAKETKARIEEHGVKALSVKLDVTEEEKVNEVIDRIIAELGGLDILVNNAAVNGSNIKVAEMDTKTFDTCIRTNVYGPFFTSRKFVQHLQKSNIKGKIINISSIHEEIATPGNADYNASKGALRNFTRSLALELAESGTTVNNIAPGMILTPMNQKAMDDPEQLKEATSHIPAKRAGKPEEIAQVALFLASPAANYVTGSTYAMDGGLMINLGQGA, from the coding sequence ATGGGCATATTACAATCAAAAGTAGCTTTCATAACGGGTGCCGATTCAGGTATCGGTCGGGCAACGGCCATCGCTTTTGCCAAAGAAGGCGCGTCGGTAGCTATCTGCTACAGGTCTGACGAAGAGGGTGCAAAAGAAACTAAAGCACGCATTGAAGAGCACGGCGTTAAAGCGCTGTCGGTAAAACTCGACGTAACGGAAGAAGAAAAGGTAAATGAGGTTATAGACCGGATTATTGCAGAGCTTGGTGGCCTTGATATATTAGTGAATAACGCTGCGGTGAACGGCTCAAATATCAAGGTAGCGGAAATGGATACCAAAACGTTTGACACCTGTATTCGTACCAATGTTTACGGTCCGTTTTTTACCAGCCGTAAGTTTGTGCAGCATCTGCAAAAAAGTAATATTAAGGGTAAAATCATCAATATATCCTCCATCCACGAGGAAATAGCGACCCCCGGCAATGCAGATTACAATGCCTCAAAGGGTGCCCTGCGTAACTTTACCCGTTCGCTTGCGCTCGAACTTGCTGAAAGCGGTACCACGGTTAACAACATTGCGCCTGGCATGATACTTACGCCGATGAACCAAAAGGCTATGGATGACCCGGAGCAACTGAAAGAAGCCACATCGCATATACCGGCCAAGCGCGCCGGAAAGCCGGAAGAAATTGCGCAGGTAGCCTTGTTCCTGGCATCGCCGGCGGCAAATTATGTTACCGGCTCAACCTATGCTATGGATGGCGGCCTGATGATAAATTTAGGGCAGGGTGCGTAA
- a CDS encoding efflux transporter outer membrane subunit produces MKKNSLIIYAALLIALTLNACKAGKNYQRPTVQLPEKFAGVSYADTSSIANIQWKQFFTDTTLQGLIDRGIKYNYNLQIAVKRIDIAQQQVKQAKLSLLPQLNLQVTGQYNRPSDNSLNGLSASSFLGSKHIEDYNASLLLSWELDTWGKIRRQQESVMAQYLQTYEATKAVQTQLVADIAQGYYNLLMLDRQLTIAKQNLTLSDSTVNLTRLLKNAGEVNLLAVQQADAQRQTTALLIPQLEQSITIQENALQILTGQLPGAIARNKGIEAAELPTSLNTGLPAALLSRRPDVRSSEMALVASNAQVGVAQANMYPSLTITAQGGLQSFKSSNWFNIPGSLFGLATGTVLQPIFRNRTLKTQYEVAKIQREQAVLQFRQSVLNAVGEVSNALVQNQKLQQQRQIATGQVDTLNQAVKNARLLFKSDMANYLEVITAQTNALQAQLNLASIQRQQLGAVVELYRSLGGGWQ; encoded by the coding sequence ATGAAAAAGAATAGTTTAATTATATATGCCGCATTGCTGATAGCGTTAACTCTGAACGCTTGTAAGGCAGGAAAAAATTACCAGCGGCCAACGGTGCAGTTACCCGAAAAGTTTGCCGGGGTAAGCTATGCCGATACCAGCAGTATTGCTAACATACAATGGAAACAATTTTTTACCGATACCACCTTGCAGGGTTTGATTGATAGGGGTATCAAATACAACTACAACCTGCAAATTGCGGTTAAACGTATTGATATTGCCCAGCAACAGGTAAAACAAGCCAAGTTATCGTTATTGCCGCAATTGAATTTGCAGGTAACCGGGCAATACAACCGCCCGTCAGACAATAGCTTGAACGGCCTGAGCGCGAGCAGCTTTTTAGGTAGCAAGCACATTGAGGATTACAACGCCAGCCTGCTGCTGTCATGGGAACTGGATACCTGGGGTAAGATCCGCAGACAACAAGAATCCGTTATGGCACAATACCTGCAAACGTACGAAGCTACAAAGGCGGTGCAAACCCAACTGGTTGCCGATATAGCACAGGGTTACTACAACCTGCTGATGCTGGACAGGCAGTTGACCATCGCCAAACAAAACCTGACACTTAGCGACAGTACGGTTAACCTAACCCGCCTGCTGAAAAATGCAGGCGAGGTTAACCTGCTGGCTGTTCAGCAAGCTGATGCGCAACGCCAAACTACGGCGCTGCTTATTCCTCAGTTGGAGCAAAGCATCACCATACAGGAAAATGCCTTGCAGATATTGACAGGGCAGCTACCCGGCGCTATTGCCCGCAACAAAGGTATTGAAGCGGCAGAGTTGCCCACCTCGCTTAACACCGGTTTACCTGCCGCACTACTGAGCCGCAGGCCGGATGTTCGCTCAAGCGAGATGGCGCTGGTGGCTTCAAACGCGCAGGTAGGGGTGGCGCAGGCTAACATGTACCCATCATTAACCATTACGGCGCAAGGTGGCTTGCAGTCATTTAAATCAAGCAACTGGTTTAATATCCCGGGTTCATTATTTGGTTTGGCTACCGGTACGGTGTTACAGCCTATCTTCCGAAATCGTACCCTGAAAACACAATACGAGGTTGCTAAAATTCAGCGTGAGCAAGCGGTGCTGCAATTCAGGCAATCGGTATTGAACGCGGTAGGCGAGGTAAGCAATGCCCTGGTGCAAAACCAAAAATTGCAGCAACAAAGGCAAATTGCTACCGGCCAGGTTGATACTTTAAACCAGGCGGTTAAAAATGCCCGCTTGCTGTTTAAAAGCGATATGGCTAATTACCTTGAGGTAATTACCGCGCAAACCAATGCCTTGCAAGCTCAGCTTAACCTGGCATCAATACAGCGGCAGCAATTAGGCGCCGTTGTTGAGCTTTACCGCTCACTGGGCGGCGGCTGGCAATAA
- a CDS encoding GNAT family N-acetyltransferase, translating into MANIIIETERLILRELTLADAEFILALVNTPEWLTNVGDRNVHNLAHAERYLQGPIKSYAEHGLGLWAVILKSDNTPIGLCGLIKRNELEDIDIGYALFKEYTGNGYALEAAEAVLNKGWNDFDFKRIVAITIPENTRSGALLLKLGFTLEKEFYMDGDTQLLQLYSIIR; encoded by the coding sequence ATGGCCAATATAATTATTGAGACTGAGCGCCTTATTTTGCGTGAACTTACCTTAGCTGATGCCGAATTTATACTGGCATTAGTAAACACACCCGAATGGCTAACCAATGTAGGCGACCGCAACGTGCACAACCTAGCCCATGCGGAAAGGTACCTGCAAGGGCCGATAAAAAGCTATGCAGAGCATGGCCTGGGTTTATGGGCGGTTATCTTAAAATCCGATAATACGCCCATTGGTTTGTGCGGGCTGATTAAACGCAACGAGCTTGAAGATATTGATATCGGATATGCTTTGTTTAAAGAATATACGGGCAACGGTTACGCGCTCGAAGCCGCTGAAGCCGTTTTAAACAAGGGTTGGAATGATTTTGATTTTAAACGGATTGTAGCCATTACCATCCCTGAGAATACCCGCTCCGGGGCCTTGCTACTGAAGCTGGGCTTTACTTTAGAAAAAGAGTTTTACATGGATGGCGATACCCAGTTGCTACAGCTTTACAGTATTATCAGGTAG
- the rsmD gene encoding 16S rRNA (guanine(966)-N(2))-methyltransferase RsmD — protein MRIIGGKLRGLRLNPPNNLPARPTTDLAKEALFNILQNQIELEEIRVLDLFSGTGNLSLEFSSRGASVVTAVDRNINGLNFLKDMAKKHGLEGIETYRADVFKYLAMETEQYNLIFADPPYDLNRIPEIAKVIFEKDLLLPDGMLIIEHQSMQNLSNHPAFVEQRKYGHSSFSFFKKRASCG, from the coding sequence ATGCGCATTATAGGGGGTAAGCTGCGCGGATTAAGGCTTAACCCGCCAAATAATCTTCCGGCGCGCCCCACTACCGATCTGGCCAAGGAAGCTTTGTTCAACATCCTGCAAAACCAAATTGAGTTGGAAGAAATCAGGGTGCTCGATCTGTTTAGTGGTACCGGTAATTTATCATTGGAGTTTTCATCAAGAGGAGCAAGCGTAGTTACCGCAGTAGACCGTAATATAAACGGCCTGAACTTTTTGAAGGATATGGCTAAAAAACACGGGCTGGAAGGTATTGAAACTTACCGTGCCGATGTGTTTAAATACCTGGCGATGGAAACCGAGCAATATAATTTGATTTTTGCTGATCCGCCGTACGATCTGAACCGCATTCCTGAAATTGCCAAGGTGATTTTCGAGAAAGATTTGTTATTGCCTGACGGTATGCTGATTATTGAGCATCAATCCATGCAAAACTTAAGCAATCATCCCGCCTTTGTTGAGCAGCGCAAATACGGCCACTCTTCGTTCTCATTCTTCAAAAAAAGGGCTTCCTGCGGCTGA
- a CDS encoding Rieske (2Fe-2S) protein, whose amino-acid sequence MEWFKIDDVQPADTFIKKVKADGKSICVVGYEGNIYALSARCPHAGEDLSRGWCKEGKLVCPVHRFSYSLENGRGSAGQNDYVRTYPVKIVKGEVFVCVSSFWQKIKSLFSRRKPFF is encoded by the coding sequence ATGGAGTGGTTTAAAATTGATGATGTGCAGCCTGCTGATACCTTTATTAAAAAGGTAAAAGCTGATGGCAAAAGTATATGTGTGGTTGGTTATGAAGGTAATATCTACGCGCTATCAGCACGTTGCCCGCATGCCGGCGAAGATTTAAGTCGCGGCTGGTGTAAAGAAGGCAAACTGGTATGCCCGGTACACCGTTTCTCCTACTCGCTTGAAAACGGAAGGGGAAGCGCCGGGCAAAATGATTATGTGCGCACCTATCCGGTTAAAATAGTAAAAGGCGAAGTGTTCGTTTGTGTGAGTTCTTTCTGGCAAAAAATCAAAAGCCTATTCAGCCGCAGGAAGCCCTTTTTTTGA
- a CDS encoding DUF3822 family protein translates to MNEPTFNYHDQAFGLDAAADYTLLVQLHSNSFTYAVTAGNNLLVCESGHPLEELSTPEELADLFEADYKQLVIGLPATGFTLLPNAVYNEADITGYGRLLNVQSSDKLFVQQLDSENMVIYKVPVKHADLAEQRFGLENTVFNAKGCVNAIGANHPADDTLYLNLLDGRIDLLYFRYGKIRYYNSFECATADDVLYFSALAAKAINMEPADLHLSISGAIESDDELLSKAAAFFKAAELNTLSLFALPREIEAQQILSLTALSLCAL, encoded by the coding sequence ATGAACGAACCGACATTTAACTATCATGACCAGGCTTTCGGCCTTGATGCTGCGGCTGATTATACGTTGCTGGTACAACTGCACAGTAATAGTTTTACATACGCGGTAACTGCAGGCAATAATCTTTTGGTTTGCGAAAGCGGGCATCCGCTTGAAGAGTTATCGACTCCTGAAGAACTTGCCGACCTGTTTGAAGCGGATTACAAGCAACTGGTTATCGGTTTACCGGCAACAGGTTTTACCTTGTTGCCCAATGCGGTTTATAATGAAGCCGATATTACCGGTTATGGCCGGTTGCTGAATGTGCAATCATCAGATAAACTATTTGTTCAGCAACTCGATAGCGAGAACATGGTCATCTACAAGGTGCCCGTTAAACACGCCGACCTGGCAGAGCAGCGTTTCGGGCTCGAAAATACAGTGTTTAATGCTAAGGGTTGCGTAAACGCTATCGGAGCCAATCACCCGGCGGACGACACGCTTTATTTGAATTTACTGGACGGTCGTATTGATTTGCTTTACTTCAGATACGGTAAAATACGCTACTACAACAGCTTTGAATGCGCTACTGCGGATGATGTTTTGTATTTCTCGGCATTGGCGGCTAAAGCCATTAACATGGAGCCTGCCGACCTGCATCTCAGCATTAGCGGAGCCATTGAAAGCGACGATGAATTATTAAGCAAGGCAGCAGCGTTTTTTAAGGCGGCTGAATTAAATACCCTAAGCTTGTTTGCTTTACCGAGAGAGATAGAAGCGCAGCAGATATTGTCACTTACCGCGTTATCATTATGCGCATTATAG
- a CDS encoding long-chain fatty acid--CoA ligase yields MNLASKPATVPAFIQNIIKNIHPVDQPFLSHKVKNEWIDITYNQALEKINALSAWMLHIGVKKGDHLALMIENGPDYIYYDQALQQIGAVNTSIYPTLSEADVEYILNDSQSRTILVGNPFLFRKIQKAANNCPSLIHIIPAFDEFEKHISGQALNVGIIGLKQVIAEGTSLLGQYKADINIAREAILPTDISCLIYTSGTTGTPKGAMLTHQNLTANVWASLEQITVVEKTDVFLSFLPLSHVFERTATYHICLAMGCKIVFAQSLELLAKNMGEVRPTIMNCVPRLLERIQDRAMKTGTEAGGIKAKIFLWALSVGRKYRYALEAGKLPGLILNTQNKLADKLVFSKIKEKTGGRLKFMISGGGALPKNVGEFFGDLGIKVLEGYGLTETSPVMSVNEQDRQVYGTAGRVIPGIEVAIQNIDTKQIYTIQTHKSFKPDFESDEGEIIVRGHCVMKGYWNKPEDTAAAIDKDGWFHTGDIGRFFKGNIQITDRLKNMLVNAYGKNVYPTPVENTYLKSPRIEGVFLIGDRREYITAIITPSKDALQTKFGLPESFFEQEATFIDDAEIVKWMAEDIRKYSNELAKFERIKNFKVKRKPFSMEEGEITPTMKTKRRVIEQKYAEAIEDLYAADADDAL; encoded by the coding sequence ATGAATTTAGCCAGCAAACCGGCGACAGTACCGGCCTTTATACAAAACATCATCAAAAATATTCATCCTGTGGATCAGCCCTTTTTAAGCCACAAAGTAAAAAACGAATGGATTGACATTACATACAATCAGGCGCTCGAAAAGATTAACGCTTTATCAGCCTGGATGCTGCACATCGGGGTAAAAAAAGGCGATCATCTCGCACTGATGATTGAGAACGGGCCCGACTATATTTACTATGACCAGGCTTTACAACAAATTGGCGCAGTCAATACATCTATATATCCAACGCTTAGCGAGGCCGATGTGGAGTATATACTGAACGATTCGCAATCGCGCACTATATTAGTAGGCAACCCCTTCCTTTTTCGCAAAATTCAAAAGGCTGCCAACAACTGCCCTTCGCTCATCCACATCATACCTGCTTTTGATGAATTTGAAAAACATATATCAGGCCAAGCGTTAAACGTCGGTATCATTGGCCTTAAACAGGTTATTGCTGAAGGCACTTCGCTGCTTGGCCAGTATAAGGCAGATATCAATATAGCCCGCGAAGCAATTTTACCTACCGATATTTCATGCCTTATATATACATCAGGCACAACGGGTACACCTAAAGGCGCGATGCTTACGCATCAAAACCTTACCGCCAATGTTTGGGCGAGCCTCGAGCAGATAACCGTAGTTGAAAAAACGGATGTATTTTTATCGTTCCTGCCGCTATCGCATGTATTTGAGCGCACAGCCACTTACCACATTTGCCTGGCAATGGGTTGTAAAATAGTTTTCGCCCAAAGCCTTGAACTACTGGCAAAAAATATGGGTGAGGTCAGACCTACCATTATGAACTGCGTGCCCCGACTGTTGGAACGTATACAGGACCGTGCCATGAAAACAGGCACTGAAGCTGGCGGCATCAAAGCCAAGATATTTTTATGGGCGTTGAGCGTTGGCCGTAAATACCGCTACGCGTTAGAAGCCGGGAAATTGCCGGGGTTAATATTAAATACCCAAAACAAGCTTGCCGATAAATTAGTGTTCAGCAAAATTAAAGAGAAAACCGGCGGCCGCCTGAAGTTCATGATATCGGGGGGAGGTGCGTTGCCTAAAAATGTAGGCGAGTTTTTTGGCGATCTGGGCATTAAGGTGCTGGAGGGATATGGGCTGACGGAAACATCTCCGGTGATGAGTGTTAATGAGCAGGACAGGCAGGTTTATGGCACTGCCGGCCGGGTGATACCGGGTATTGAGGTGGCCATACAGAATATTGATACCAAGCAGATATATACCATCCAAACCCATAAAAGCTTTAAGCCCGATTTTGAATCAGACGAAGGTGAGATTATTGTGCGTGGCCATTGCGTGATGAAGGGCTACTGGAACAAACCGGAAGACACTGCCGCCGCAATTGATAAGGATGGATGGTTTCATACAGGTGATATTGGCCGCTTTTTTAAAGGTAACATTCAAATAACCGACCGGTTGAAAAATATGCTGGTAAATGCCTATGGTAAAAACGTTTACCCAACACCGGTTGAAAACACTTACCTGAAAAGCCCGCGAATTGAAGGTGTATTTTTAATTGGCGACAGGCGCGAATACATAACCGCTATAATTACCCCGTCGAAAGATGCGCTGCAAACCAAATTCGGGTTGCCCGAAAGTTTTTTTGAGCAGGAAGCAACCTTTATTGATGATGCCGAAATTGTTAAATGGATGGCGGAGGATATCCGCAAATACTCAAACGAGTTAGCTAAGTTTGAGCGTATCAAAAACTTCAAAGTTAAACGCAAACCGTTCAGCATGGAAGAGGGAGAGATCACCCCTACCATGAAAACCAAACGCCGCGTTATCGAACAAAAATATGCCGAGGCTATTGAAGACCTGTATGCTGCCGACGCAGACGACGCATTATAA